GtggcggaagccaacagtcgccgaaaccaaggagcaaagaggggtgttttttttttcttccttaattTGTAGTGTTCATCAATGAGAGAATAATAAGGGAATTACTTAAATataatttattagaaagcagaagTAAAAAATTGTAGAGTTTTAACGTAATTAATCCAATTAAATTATATTTATTCTGCAACAAAAAAGTCACGAGGAGGACAGGTAAAAGCTGCGAgaacagcttgaggagccctgaccGCCTAGCACACGGGGCAGCACAGCactaaaccgagcagacgtgcgtAGATGTGCTTAGCCTgcttggctcatggttttgctttgctgggtcgtcggtgACGATATCAGACTCAGGTTTAGCTGGTgtcagatggaagttgatgaaaacgagAATGTGCAACACACAGCGGAAGAGCGTGTTATAGTTTAACAGTAGGCGTGACCGGCAGCGGCGAGGGcatatagtgctctcgtgcagtggccagcgaagctgatctgttcgcgccgccacagGTTCGGATCCCAGTAGCGGCAATAtccattttatttattcattcaggGCTTCAGCGATTGtacggcttttgcagctttcgtCGTGAatcagagctttcgctctaaaacaacaacatgccaccggtgggatccgaatccacgacctcagaatttcgcgtctggtgctctaccaacggagctacggcgatggctgtccaaacTTCCGTTTTCGGGGGTATTTACGTATAGTGTAACTTAACCTTGAGGgcgttcgccagcgccaccctcgtcgacagcggcggacgtagtacgtacgtcctgtattaccgcgagtgtcacgtgaaacgtgatcgaacggtgagggcggaaactgtgcgagagccttcttatgctacccatggcatcaagactgccagactcGAGACCCTCGTTAGCTATTGAACCAGTTCTCTTTTTCTAACTGTTCTATCAGTGCCCAGGTTTCCTGGACTTCAGCAACTGATGCCTTCTGTCGGGCGCCAATAACGAACACCGCATAACTGAACGGGAATATTTTCATTTATAGCTGAGGGAAGACTAAAGCTTTCTGTGAAATGATATGCGAAGATGTTTATACTGATAACTTACTCTTCCTACGCGCTGCAGAAACTGACATAAAATGCTTCCTGCGCCCGCACCGAAGAGTGTGACGCGTCCGTAAGGAAATCAGTGTGCGGTGAACCAAACAATTTAAACTTGGCGCGGTAATTTCTTTATGTCCAGCGCCAGGCAACGCGTTGCGGCAGCCGTACAAACTAAAAGCGCTTGTCCAGATTTCTTGAGCTTGAGGCAGAATTCTTTAACTGTAGGTGGCGGCCTTTGTAAATCAACTGGTTTTGGAGAACGGTGGCCACCTTAGGCAGAAAATCTGTCAAATGTTACTCATAGCACTTTGTGGGCCGGTCCAGTTGCGTAACGCATTCGAACTACGACAGTGTCTCTAGCATGACTGTCATGTGCCGCGTACACTTGCCTGTTTCCTGGCGGAATTAATCGAGCGTCGTTGAGCTTGATACGAACTCAAGTATGCATTCGCAAATCATCACAATCTAAGAGAGCCACTGTTGTTGACCGGACAGCCTTACCTCACCTCCTAAGTACCACTGAAGCCAAGGCTAATTAGGTGTGCTTTTGGTCACCTTTCAGCGCTCCCCCTCCATCGACTTGCTGGAAGCAGCATGCATGTTCATGACATCTGAAATCATAGGCTTCTTTATGACGCGCTAAGCATAAAAATCAGTGCCAGTGACTCGGCGCAGATCCACGAAGCCATTTCGATTAAAGTgcatttctgtgtttttttttcagtcgaaACCTATTTCTCCGCCCGCCACGACCCAAGTGCCAGTTCAGAAGCGACGCATCGCTGGCGCTGCCTGCTTCATCGCAATCGTGGTATTCGTGCTTTTCAGCATAGTGCAGATGGTTCTGCGCGTGGCGCCGAAGCCTCCGAACCGCTTCTGCCAGACTGAAGGCTGCATCCGGCACGCCAGGCTCCTCACCGTTGACCTAAACCAAAGCATCGACCCGTGCCAGAATTTCAGCGCCTACGTCTGCTCCTCCTGGTTTACGCGTCAGAGCGCCGACTACCTCCACTATTCCAAGTCGGCTATGGACGACGTCCGCAAATCCTGGTTCCCGTCCTTCCACGACATGCTCCGCGACGGCTCGAGAACTCTTCACGCCGGACGCAAACCCTTTCTCATGTACTCGATATGTGTGGACAAGCCGTCTCAGTACGGTTCCGACATAAAAAAATTTCGCGAGTTCCAAGACACCCTCAGAGTTCCTTGGCCGGAGGCGCCGGAGGCCCGGGGCGCCAGGGCACTCGATGTCCTGATGACGCTAGCATTTAAGTGGCAGGTGCCGATCTGGCTGCGAATCAGAGAGCCTCGATCAGCGTCGGCGCTCAGCTGGCGCTTCTTCTTGGATCCAGGTCCGCTTATACCACTTATGAGGCAGCATCACCTCAGCTCCAGGCCGGACGAGTATGTGCGCTACTGGACGTCCTTCTACAACCACCTTGCACACAGACGCGACAAGCCTGCGCTTGACCATGTTGCCATTAGAGCAATGTACGCCATGGAGGGCGACGTTCTCAACAACCTCTACGCTGCCAGAATGCCTCCAGTCCTGCAGCCCCTGATGACACCAGTAGCGAGCATAGGCACGCACACTCCGTCCCTGCAATCGGAACAGTGGCTCCAAGCTTTGAAGCAGCTGGAGCTGGATCCAGAGACGACAGCTAGAGACTTGGTTCTGCTCAGTGACGCCGGCTTCTTCAGGACCTTCGGGCAGGTGTTCGCCAAGTACAGCAACGCACAACTGATGGAGCTCATCGCCTGGACCTTTGTGCAGCTCTGCGCGCCGGCCGCCGACTACCGTCTGCTCGTCATTCGCTACGGCACCGACACCGCCGCGAACAAGTACAAGCCGTACTTCTGCGAGCGTTTCGTCGAGTCCTTGTACAGCCTCTTGGTCGTCGCGCTGTACTCGGTGACGCACATGTCGCGGCAACAGCGCGCCTTCGTCGA
This portion of the Amblyomma americanum isolate KBUSLIRL-KWMA chromosome 10, ASM5285725v1, whole genome shotgun sequence genome encodes:
- the LOC144106706 gene encoding endothelin-converting enzyme 2-like; translation: MVLRVAPKPPNRFCQTEGCIRHARLLTVDLNQSIDPCQNFSAYVCSSWFTRQSADYLHYSKSAMDDVRKSWFPSFHDMLRDGSRTLHAGRKPFLMYSICVDKPSQYGSDIKKFREFQDTLRVPWPEAPEARGARALDVLMTLAFKWQVPIWLRIREPRSASALSWRFFLDPGPLIPLMRQHHLSSRPDEYVRYWTSFYNHLAHRRDKPALDHVAIRAMYAMEGDVLNNLYAARMPPVLQPLMTPVASIGTHTPSLQSEQWLQALKQLELDPETTARDLVLLSDAGFFRTFGQVFAKYSNAQLMELIAWTFVQLCAPAADYRLLVIRYGTDTAANKYKPYFCERFVESLYSLLVVALYSVTHMSRQQRAFVDAGFDSLVSAAATMANATPWMDEASRLLAAEKLASTRLRLWPPDRYLENGTLEELYGTFPSAGVSFVDYWVTASRSTATKYQSLADADAFGYPVNYALPYHYYDGPLRTVRVAVGAATSPLYYTDGTKAMFYGGLGFLMALSLVKALDSQGLKWHPNGTFGDSFLSRNSTAAFADKDACVHSSPDSGRGQRRDSQGTASGREGSSVFPEIPALEVAYAAYRASVLDAKDDISQRLPAGLSGDQAFFMTLCYMTCSRERGVDCNKAVRNFAPFADAFHCARGTAMNPESKCSFFGPR